The genomic window TGTATTTTTTGCCGTTATTGATTTAGGAATTTCAGAATTAATTCGATTTGTTATTGAATAAGAACCTATTTGCTATGGTATAATGGTAGATAATAGAAAGTGACGATTGAGCCCGGTTACACGGGTTTTTTCATTTGGTCAAAAAAACACGAGTAAGACAGTACGGCTAGTGGTTACTGATAAAACAAGTATAAACCTCATGACGCATGTGTTCTGAACTCGAAAAAAGTAAAACTATGCATAAAAAAATGTGAGTTTAGGGAGGGTTGGACGAATAGTCCTCATGGATGGAAAAGAATTGGTATGTAGTGCACACGTATTCTGGATATGAAAATAAAGTAAAAGCCAACTTAGAAAAACGTGTTGAATCGATGGCTATGCAAGATAAGATATTTAGAATAGTGGTGCCTGAAGAAGAAGAAACAGAAATTAAGAACGGTAAGCGTAAAGTAATGAAAAAGAAGGTTTTTCCAGGCTATGTGCTTGTTGAAATCGTTATGACAGATGATTCCTGGTATGTTGTTCGTAATACACCAGGGGTGACAGGGTTTGTTGGCTCCGCTGGTTCTGGCTCTAAACCAACACCATTGCTTAAAGAAGAAGTAGAAGTGATCTTAAAGCGTATGGGAATGGATGAGAAAAAAGTAGAAATTGACTTTGAGCTTAAACAGGTTGTTCGTGTTAAAGAAGGGCCGTTTGCTAATTTTACAG from Bacillus sp. HMF5848 includes these protein-coding regions:
- the nusG gene encoding transcription termination/antitermination protein NusG, coding for MEKNWYVVHTYSGYENKVKANLEKRVESMAMQDKIFRIVVPEEEETEIKNGKRKVMKKKVFPGYVLVEIVMTDDSWYVVRNTPGVTGFVGSAGSGSKPTPLLKEEVEVILKRMGMDEKKVEIDFELKQVVRVKEGPFANFTGSIEELDKDKHKLKVLVNMFGRETPVELDFSQVEKI